From a single Bacillus gobiensis genomic region:
- the frr gene encoding ribosome recycling factor, with translation MSNEILTETQERMDKALASYQRELATVRAGRANPSLLDKVTVDYYGAQTPLNQLSSISVPEARMLIITPYDKTALGDIEKAIQKADLGITPSNDGNIIRIAVPALTEERRKELVKLVKKYSEDAKVAVRNIRRDANDDLKKSEKNGDITEDELRSAGEDVQKLTDDYVAKIDTVTKDKEKEIMEV, from the coding sequence ATGTCAAATGAGATATTAACTGAAACACAAGAACGAATGGATAAAGCGTTAGCTTCTTATCAGCGTGAATTGGCAACTGTCCGTGCCGGCCGGGCAAATCCTTCCTTGCTTGATAAAGTTACTGTAGATTATTACGGGGCACAGACTCCACTAAACCAATTGTCTTCTATCAGTGTTCCTGAAGCACGGATGCTGATCATCACTCCGTATGATAAAACAGCACTAGGAGATATCGAAAAAGCCATTCAAAAAGCTGATTTAGGCATTACGCCATCAAATGACGGAAACATTATTCGCATCGCTGTTCCTGCTTTAACAGAGGAAAGACGGAAAGAGCTTGTCAAGCTAGTTAAAAAATATTCAGAAGATGCAAAAGTAGCCGTCCGAAACATTCGCCGGGACGCAAATGACGATTTGAAAAAATCAGAGAAAAATGGCGATATAACAGAAGATGAATTGCGTTCTGCCGGGGAAGATGTTCAAAAGCTGACTGACGACTATGTCG